One window of Hylemonella gracilis genomic DNA carries:
- a CDS encoding SRPBCC domain-containing protein, translated as MQAKANEIRIVRVYDAPVKLVWEAWTDPQHVAKWWGPRGFTLTTHHKDFRVGGYWRYTMHGPEGKDWPNYTRYLEIEPLVKMVYDHGASDENAPALFRVTVTFAEVQGKTQMEMTMALATAEAAEQTRQFIRQAGGNSTWDRLAEYLAEHPVDGQGGRGKQVFFINRSFNAPITRVFEMWSNPQHLAKWMAPKGASMTIRGEIAPGKSLYSTMKGEHGTMHGRATYREVSPRSCLRSMQRKPASSTNSNSPMNRARSRGIPWRRPGPRPCSRQ; from the coding sequence ATGCAGGCAAAAGCCAATGAAATCCGCATCGTTCGTGTTTACGATGCGCCCGTGAAGCTGGTCTGGGAGGCCTGGACCGACCCCCAGCATGTGGCGAAATGGTGGGGGCCACGGGGCTTCACGCTGACCACGCACCATAAGGACTTCCGTGTTGGCGGTTACTGGCGCTACACCATGCACGGGCCTGAGGGCAAGGATTGGCCTAACTACACGCGTTACCTCGAAATCGAACCCCTCGTGAAGATGGTCTACGACCACGGCGCGAGTGACGAGAACGCGCCGGCTCTGTTTCGTGTCACGGTCACCTTCGCCGAAGTGCAGGGCAAGACGCAGATGGAGATGACGATGGCGTTGGCCACGGCCGAGGCTGCCGAACAGACGCGGCAGTTCATCAGGCAGGCGGGCGGCAACTCGACCTGGGACCGGCTGGCCGAGTACCTGGCCGAACATCCTGTCGATGGGCAAGGTGGGCGTGGCAAGCAGGTCTTTTTCATCAATCGCTCGTTCAACGCACCCATTACTCGCGTTTTCGAGATGTGGAGCAATCCCCAGCACCTTGCGAAGTGGATGGCCCCGAAGGGCGCGAGCATGACGATACGCGGTGAAATTGCGCCGGGCAAGAGCCTGTATTCCACGATGAAGGGTGAGCATGGGACCATGCATGGCCGCGCGACCTATCGCGAGGTCTCGCCCCGATCATGTCTGAGGTCCATGCAGCGCAAGCCCGCATCGTCTACGAACAGCAATTCACCGATGAACAGGGCAAGGTCGCGCGGCATCCCATGGCGCCGACCTGGCCCGAGACCATGCTCACGACAGTGA
- a CDS encoding ArsR/SmtB family transcription factor translates to MPDGLSQTFAALADPTRRAILAQLAHGDANVSDLALPFMDAMSLPAVTKHLKVLERAGLVRKTRAAQWRTCSLNPQPLREATDWIEEYRRMWEASLDRLGDYLNELQASQQVPLTELDKPRPIPKPKPKGKGKRHAGKSQ, encoded by the coding sequence ATGCCCGACGGACTCAGTCAGACCTTCGCCGCGCTTGCCGACCCGACGCGACGCGCCATCCTGGCGCAGCTCGCGCACGGGGACGCGAATGTCTCCGACCTCGCGCTGCCCTTCATGGACGCCATGAGCCTGCCCGCCGTCACCAAGCACCTCAAGGTGCTGGAGCGCGCCGGCCTGGTGCGCAAGACCCGCGCCGCGCAATGGCGCACTTGCTCCCTCAATCCGCAGCCCTTGAGGGAGGCCACGGACTGGATCGAGGAATACCGCCGCATGTGGGAGGCCAGTCTGGACCGCCTCGGCGATTACCTGAACGAGCTGCAGGCGTCGCAACAAGTGCCGCTGACCGAACTCGACAAGCCGAGACCAATCCCGAAACCCAAGCCCAAAGGAAAAGGAAAACGCCATGCAGGCAAAAGCCAATGA
- the yjgA gene encoding ribosome biogenesis factor YjgA, with the protein MSRKPTKGYYVKGQFVAEGSELDLELKRELKGDVDVSRTDLKRESTELQKLGEALLTLRADLLNRLDLPDKLLDALTELQRITNFEGRRRQSQFVGKLMRQLPPATLDAARAALAEQHLPSAQETALLHTAEQWRDQLIADDTALARWMVDFPGTDSQQLRALVRQARKDAVPSDKAAVSQGKAPRQGRAYRELFQLLRAQLAGTADESDAFMDEAHDDE; encoded by the coding sequence ATGTCCCGCAAGCCCACCAAAGGTTATTACGTCAAAGGCCAGTTCGTCGCGGAAGGCAGCGAGCTGGATCTGGAACTCAAGCGCGAACTCAAGGGCGATGTCGATGTCAGCAGGACCGACCTCAAGCGCGAAAGCACGGAGCTGCAGAAACTCGGCGAGGCGCTGCTCACGCTGCGCGCCGACCTGCTGAACCGGCTCGATCTGCCCGACAAGCTGCTGGACGCGCTGACCGAACTGCAGCGCATCACGAATTTCGAGGGCCGGCGCCGCCAGAGTCAATTCGTCGGCAAGCTCATGCGCCAGCTCCCCCCTGCGACCCTGGATGCCGCCCGCGCTGCACTGGCCGAGCAGCACCTGCCCTCCGCCCAGGAAACCGCCCTGCTGCACACCGCTGAGCAATGGCGTGACCAGCTCATCGCCGATGACACTGCGCTGGCGCGGTGGATGGTCGATTTCCCCGGCACCGATAGCCAACAGTTGCGCGCCCTGGTACGCCAGGCCCGCAAGGACGCCGTGCCCTCGGACAAGGCCGCGGTCTCGCAGGGCAAGGCCCCGCGTCAGGGCCGGGCCTACCGCGAACTGTTCCAGCTGCTGCGCGCGCAATTGGCGGGTACGGCAGACGAGAGCGACGCCTTCATGGATGAGGCCCACGACGATGAGTGA
- the mog gene encoding molybdopterin adenylyltransferase: MSETTSPTSSPGSADAVRIGIVSVSDRASTGVYEDQGLPALRDWLTRALKNPITFKSRLIPDDEAQISAALIELVDAGCSLVLTTGGTGPSPRDVTPEATLAVAQKTLPGFGEQMRQISLRFVPTAILSRQVAVIRGNSLIINLPGQPKAIQETLEGLKDADGKSIVPGIFAAVPYCVDLIGGPYLETRDEVCKSFRPKSAIRPQV; this comes from the coding sequence ATGAGTGAGACAACCTCGCCCACGAGCAGCCCTGGCAGTGCCGACGCGGTGCGGATCGGCATCGTCTCCGTCAGTGACCGCGCCTCCACCGGCGTCTACGAAGACCAGGGTCTGCCCGCGCTGCGCGACTGGCTCACGCGCGCGCTGAAGAACCCCATCACCTTCAAGTCGCGCCTGATTCCCGACGACGAAGCGCAGATCAGCGCGGCCTTGATCGAGCTGGTGGACGCGGGCTGTTCGCTGGTGCTCACCACCGGCGGAACCGGCCCCTCCCCGCGCGACGTCACGCCCGAGGCCACGCTCGCCGTAGCTCAGAAGACCCTGCCGGGCTTTGGCGAACAGATGCGCCAGATCAGCCTGCGCTTCGTGCCCACGGCCATCCTCTCGCGCCAAGTCGCCGTGATCAGGGGCAACAGCCTGATCATCAACCTGCCCGGTCAACCGAAGGCCATCCAGGAAACATTGGAAGGATTGAAGGACGCCGACGGCAAATCGATCGTGCCTGGCATCTTCGCCGCCGTGCCCTACTGCGTGGACCTGATCGGCGGCCCCTACCTGGAAACCCGGGACGAGGTCTGCAAGTCTTTCCGACCCAAATCGGCCATCCGCCCCCAGGTCTGA
- a CDS encoding sodium-dependent bicarbonate transport family permease, with product MLTKDLGNRRQSLALEINDVPLRGEGKTRPALYFGMSLGVTFPLNILAGIPLYAWLAQSALN from the coding sequence ATGCTGACGAAAGACCTCGGCAATCGGCGACAGTCGCTTGCCCTTGAGATAAACGATGTGCCACTGCGAGGCGAGGGGAAAACCCGCCCCGCGCTGTACTTCGGCATGTCGCTGGGCGTGACCTTCCCGCTCAACATCCTGGCTGGCATCCCGCTCTACGCCTGGCTGGCACAATCGGCATTGAACTGA
- the cysE gene encoding serine O-acetyltransferase, translated as MFARLRSDIQCILERDPAARSAWEVLTCYPGLHALMFHRWAHACWTHGFKWLGRFISHCSRWLTGIEIHPGAKIGQRVFIDHGMGVVIGEMAEIGDGCTIYQGVTLGGTSLVKGAKRHPTLETGVIVGANACVLGGFTVGAGARIGSLAVVTKPVPAGATAVGNPARIIEAQGEAQREEAAARMGFSAYGVTQSDDPLSQALRGLIDNAAGQDHQIALLWQAIEKVSAGQKARDCVPDDAAREECFEREKLSQLVGK; from the coding sequence ATGTTCGCCCGCCTGCGTTCCGACATCCAGTGCATCCTCGAGCGTGACCCCGCCGCGCGCAGCGCTTGGGAGGTGCTGACCTGCTACCCGGGCCTGCATGCGCTGATGTTCCACCGCTGGGCGCATGCCTGCTGGACCCACGGTTTCAAGTGGCTTGGGCGTTTCATTTCCCACTGCAGTCGCTGGCTCACGGGCATCGAGATCCACCCGGGCGCCAAGATCGGCCAGCGCGTCTTCATCGACCACGGCATGGGCGTGGTGATTGGCGAAATGGCCGAGATCGGTGACGGTTGCACGATCTACCAGGGCGTGACCCTGGGCGGTACCTCGCTGGTCAAGGGCGCCAAGCGCCATCCGACGCTGGAGACCGGCGTGATTGTTGGTGCCAATGCCTGTGTGCTGGGCGGCTTCACGGTCGGCGCGGGCGCGCGCATCGGGTCACTGGCCGTGGTGACCAAACCCGTGCCCGCCGGGGCCACGGCCGTGGGCAACCCGGCGCGCATCATCGAGGCGCAGGGTGAGGCGCAACGCGAAGAGGCCGCCGCGCGCATGGGCTTCTCGGCTTATGGCGTCACACAGAGCGACGATCCGCTGTCCCAGGCCTTGCGCGGCCTGATTGACAACGCGGCCGGGCAGGATCATCAGATCGCGCTGCTCTGGCAGGCGATCGAGAAGGTGTCGGCTGGACAGAAAGCGCGGGATTGCGTGCCTGACGATGCCGCGCGTGAGGAATGCTTCGAGCGCGAGAAGCTGAGTCAGTTGGTGGGCAAGTAA
- a CDS encoding RNA methyltransferase has product MTVPFRTRFILIEPSHAGNVGAAARAIKTMGFDELVLVRPRWANVLRRQETIERASGANDVLDRARIVETLDEALDGMTHLCATAMTPRDFGPPTRAPREHFAQFVAAAPLDESQGIAFLFGSERYGMKNEDVYRAHVCLSIPTHPRFGSLNLAAALQVIAYEWRQALSARFGGFEIAPATAPPVLADAPQLAGLLNHLEQALVAVDFLDPAAPKKLMPRLNALFNRAQLTQEEVHILRGVAKAMLETAARAKG; this is encoded by the coding sequence ATGACAGTGCCTTTCCGAACTCGCTTCATCCTCATCGAACCCAGCCACGCGGGCAATGTGGGCGCGGCCGCACGGGCCATCAAGACCATGGGCTTCGACGAACTGGTGCTGGTGCGCCCGCGCTGGGCCAATGTGCTGCGGCGCCAGGAAACGATCGAGCGCGCCAGCGGCGCCAACGACGTGCTGGACCGGGCCCGTATCGTCGAGACCCTGGACGAGGCGCTGGACGGCATGACCCACCTCTGCGCCACGGCCATGACACCGCGCGATTTCGGCCCGCCCACCCGCGCGCCGCGCGAGCATTTCGCGCAGTTCGTGGCTGCGGCACCCCTGGATGAGAGCCAGGGCATCGCCTTCCTTTTTGGCTCGGAACGCTACGGCATGAAAAACGAGGACGTGTACCGTGCCCATGTCTGCCTGAGCATCCCGACCCATCCGCGATTCGGCTCGCTCAATCTGGCGGCCGCGCTGCAGGTGATCGCCTATGAATGGCGGCAGGCGCTCTCGGCCCGGTTTGGCGGCTTCGAGATCGCACCTGCCACCGCGCCGCCCGTGTTGGCCGATGCCCCCCAGCTTGCCGGTCTGCTGAACCATCTGGAGCAGGCTCTGGTGGCGGTCGATTTTCTCGATCCGGCCGCGCCCAAGAAGTTGATGCCGCGCCTGAATGCCTTGTTCAATCGCGCGCAACTGACACAGGAGGAAGTCCATATTCTCAGAGGTGTCGCCAAGGCCATGCTCGAAACCGCCGCCCGGGCCAAGGGATAA
- a CDS encoding inositol monophosphatase family protein, with translation MSSTLHPMLNVAIKAARAAGAIINRAALDVESVRVSQKQVNDFVTEVDHASEEAIIETLLTAYPGHAIWGEETGRTRGAQDSDFVWIIDPLDGTTNFIHGFPVYCVSIALAVKGKIEQAVVYDPTRNDLFTATKGRGAFLNDRRMRVSKRTELDQSLIATGFPFRKGDDFPSYLAMMSDIMQRCAGLRRPGAAALDLAYLAAGRTDGFFETGLSPWDVAAGSLLVTEAGGLVGNFTGEPDFLEHKECLAANPRIYGQMVPLLNKYSKFAGVEEKALARQNADKLKLTRPAA, from the coding sequence ATGTCGTCCACCCTGCACCCCATGCTCAACGTGGCCATCAAGGCCGCACGCGCCGCTGGCGCCATCATCAACCGCGCCGCGCTGGACGTGGAATCCGTGCGGGTTTCGCAGAAGCAGGTCAACGACTTCGTGACCGAGGTGGACCACGCGAGCGAGGAAGCCATCATCGAAACCCTGCTGACCGCCTACCCCGGTCATGCGATCTGGGGCGAAGAGACGGGCCGCACGCGTGGCGCACAAGATTCGGATTTCGTCTGGATCATCGACCCCCTGGACGGCACCACCAACTTCATCCACGGCTTCCCGGTCTATTGCGTCAGCATCGCGCTGGCCGTCAAGGGCAAGATCGAGCAGGCCGTGGTCTACGACCCCACGCGCAACGACCTGTTCACCGCCACCAAGGGGCGTGGCGCCTTCCTGAATGATCGGCGCATGCGCGTGAGCAAGCGCACGGAACTCGACCAGAGCCTCATCGCCACCGGCTTTCCCTTCCGCAAGGGCGACGACTTCCCCAGCTACCTCGCGATGATGAGCGACATCATGCAGCGCTGCGCCGGTCTGCGCCGACCGGGCGCGGCGGCGCTGGACCTGGCCTACCTGGCTGCGGGCCGCACTGACGGCTTCTTCGAAACCGGTCTGTCACCCTGGGACGTGGCTGCGGGCTCGCTGCTCGTCACCGAAGCGGGCGGCCTGGTGGGCAATTTCACCGGCGAACCAGATTTTCTGGAACACAAGGAATGCCTGGCCGCCAACCCGCGCATCTACGGCCAGATGGTGCCGTTGCTCAACAAGTACAGCAAGTTCGCGGGCGTCGAGGAAAAAGCGCTGGCACGCCAGAACGCCGATAAGCTCAAGCTCACCCGTCCGGCAGCCTGA
- a CDS encoding methyl-accepting chemotaxis protein yields MNNIRISTRLLILLGVLSALLALTGGVGLYGLNRTSDGLKTVYEDRTVPASQLARIDALMQRNRTLALMTLLSQDSESVRVNSSAIESNIATITKNWQQYMASMLTEEEAQVAKRFAEVRGRYVGEGLRPSIAAMRAGDFPQLESLLKDKVLPLYEQANLLSQQLIDIQLDVAKQEYESAIARYQTIFTTAIAVIVLGIGFAWLFGIMLIRSIARALNQAVTLSEAVAQGDLTREVHAQGQNEVARVLRSLDVMQRNLANIVLRVRDGSEKVSLASAEIAEGNQNLSARTESQASSLEETAASMEELSSTVTQNADNSRQANQLAQSASSVAVQGGEVVSQVVETMKGISEASKKIADIISVIDGIAFQTNILALNAAVEAARAGEQGRGFAVVASEVRSLAGRSADAAKEIKALISDSVNRVETGAALVDRAGSTMQEVVTSIRRVTDLMGDISAASTEQSQGMAQIGEAVQQMDHVTQQNAALVEEMAAAASSLKSQARELVESAAIFKTDGQVLEQQGPDGAMAQPPFGNTVSAMAHESHARGYTSQRPGLHHRAPTKALTAPIH; encoded by the coding sequence ATGAATAACATCAGGATCTCGACGCGGCTGCTGATTCTGCTGGGTGTGCTCTCCGCGCTGCTGGCGCTGACGGGGGGCGTCGGACTGTACGGTCTGAATCGAACCAGTGACGGGCTCAAGACGGTTTACGAAGATCGCACCGTACCGGCTTCCCAGTTGGCGCGCATCGATGCCTTGATGCAACGCAACCGTACGCTCGCGCTCATGACCTTGTTGTCTCAGGATTCGGAGAGCGTTCGCGTCAATTCATCGGCCATCGAATCCAACATCGCGACAATCACGAAGAACTGGCAGCAATACATGGCGAGTATGCTGACCGAGGAAGAGGCTCAAGTTGCCAAACGTTTCGCCGAAGTGCGTGGGCGTTACGTCGGCGAGGGCTTGCGACCTTCCATCGCCGCGATGCGCGCGGGTGACTTTCCGCAACTGGAGTCCCTGTTGAAGGACAAGGTCTTGCCGCTGTACGAGCAGGCCAATCTGCTGTCCCAGCAATTGATCGATATCCAATTGGACGTGGCGAAGCAAGAGTATGAATCGGCAATCGCGCGCTACCAGACCATTTTCACGACCGCCATTGCCGTCATCGTTCTGGGCATCGGGTTCGCCTGGTTGTTTGGCATCATGCTGATTCGCAGCATCGCGCGCGCCTTGAATCAGGCCGTTACCTTGTCAGAGGCCGTGGCCCAGGGAGACCTGACTCGGGAGGTTCATGCTCAGGGGCAGAATGAAGTCGCCCGGGTTCTGCGGTCACTGGACGTCATGCAGCGCAATCTGGCGAATATCGTGCTGCGTGTCCGAGACGGCAGCGAAAAGGTCTCGCTGGCCAGCGCTGAAATTGCCGAGGGAAACCAGAATCTGAGCGCGCGCACCGAGAGCCAAGCCAGTTCCCTGGAGGAAACTGCGGCATCGATGGAAGAGCTGTCCTCCACCGTCACGCAGAACGCCGACAACTCCCGCCAGGCCAATCAGCTTGCGCAGAGTGCGTCGTCCGTCGCGGTGCAGGGGGGTGAGGTGGTGTCGCAGGTGGTGGAAACCATGAAGGGCATCAGCGAAGCGAGCAAAAAGATCGCCGACATCATCAGCGTGATCGACGGCATCGCCTTCCAGACGAATATCCTGGCGCTGAACGCGGCGGTCGAAGCCGCGCGCGCGGGCGAGCAGGGCCGGGGCTTCGCGGTGGTGGCCAGCGAGGTGCGCTCCCTGGCGGGCCGCAGTGCCGATGCGGCCAAGGAAATCAAGGCCTTGATCTCCGACAGCGTGAACCGGGTCGAAACCGGGGCCGCCTTGGTGGACCGGGCGGGCAGCACCATGCAGGAGGTGGTCACCAGCATCCGCCGGGTGACGGACCTCATGGGCGACATCAGCGCTGCCAGCACGGAGCAGAGCCAGGGAATGGCCCAGATCGGGGAGGCGGTGCAGCAGATGGACCATGTGACGCAGCAGAACGCGGCCCTGGTCGAGGAAATGGCTGCGGCGGCCAGCAGCCTCAAGAGTCAGGCCCGGGAATTGGTGGAATCGGCGGCAATCTTCAAGACAGATGGACAGGTCCTGGAACAGCAGGGTCCCGATGGGGCAATGGCGCAGCCGCCCTTCGGCAACACAGTCTCAGCCATGGCGCACGAATCTCATGCGCGTGGCTACACATCGCAACGTCCTGGTCTGCACCACCGGGCGCCGACGAAGGCATTGACGGCGCCAATCCACTGA
- a CDS encoding bifunctional diguanylate cyclase/phosphodiesterase, which produces MHWQLDYGGRARMNYVQERMPRSNAGRNRSRIEWFVAGLLAVLSFTLCVYSVVSERNLVRSVASERLVGQAHAIEGGLLRRLQSARVTLFQIREAWESGDRAGSAALLDAFRSLVSGVRRAAIIDRDGRILQSGGRRSGPWIVDADYLRGLGDMKDAEMVYTLALPDPTGDGATLRLTLPVINGRGEIRHFIMAELGADYFNMLQRMALETDDAWSSLSMADGSLLALFASDAQAARAARLWRLDAPGSELRAGPVPGVRILDGASGPRRLLVQRTVGSSELTLDRPLVLTLSRELDPLDAAWRRLAVVYAVGMAVLVVVAGGMLRLSQIRRARWEDLVHAQDRERVEHAQRMELALEGSFLGLWELSIPDDRMLVDGRSAAIQGYRRGELEARANDWRADLHPDDAPSFHQQLALHLEGKVSKFEAEYRLRRKDGGWVWVQCLGRVIQRDAKGKPAYLLGTRMDISARKQHETEIERLAFYDSLTGLPNRRLLHERLDRSLVASEERGQVGAIVFLDLDNFKSLNDTLGHDLGDQLLVCVSARLRQIVRAQDMVARLGGDEFVVLMESLGSNLGEARRNAETLGRNLLQRLSNPYHLADRQIYSTPSLGITLFTGGASKLDDLLKQADMAMYEAKASGRNTLSFFEPEMQAQTSANAQLQSDLHQALERCELLLHYQPILDRERRIIGVESLVRWDHPDMGMVSPARFIPVAEQCGLILPLGDWVLEQTCRQLVAWSAHPSTAGLFAAVNISARQLSQPDFVIKVIETVHRTGASPSRLKLELTESMFLLDVEGVIEKMAALKSYGIGFSLDDFGTGYSSLCYLQRLPLDRLKIDKSFVSDLPDNANSATIGSAIIGLAHNLGLQVIAEGVENQGQLQFLLDGQCDAFQGYLFSRPLPLDELERWIACGSDEVALDALA; this is translated from the coding sequence ATGCACTGGCAACTTGACTACGGGGGGCGTGCCCGCATGAACTACGTGCAAGAGCGCATGCCCCGTTCCAACGCGGGCAGAAACAGAAGCCGCATCGAATGGTTCGTGGCCGGGCTGTTGGCCGTGCTCAGTTTCACGCTCTGCGTCTATTCGGTGGTCAGCGAGCGCAATCTGGTGCGTTCCGTCGCGTCCGAACGCTTGGTGGGGCAGGCCCATGCCATTGAGGGCGGATTGCTGCGCCGTCTTCAGAGCGCCCGCGTGACGCTGTTCCAGATCCGGGAAGCCTGGGAATCGGGTGACCGCGCGGGCAGCGCGGCACTGCTCGACGCCTTCCGTTCCCTGGTGTCCGGCGTGCGCCGCGCAGCGATCATCGACCGCGACGGCCGCATTCTGCAAAGCGGGGGTCGCCGCTCCGGACCGTGGATCGTCGACGCGGACTACCTGCGCGGCCTCGGCGACATGAAGGATGCCGAGATGGTGTACACGCTCGCCTTGCCGGACCCGACGGGCGACGGAGCCACGCTGCGCCTGACCCTGCCGGTCATCAACGGCCGGGGCGAAATCCGGCACTTCATCATGGCTGAACTGGGCGCCGACTACTTCAACATGCTGCAGCGCATGGCCTTGGAGACCGACGACGCCTGGAGTTCCCTGAGCATGGCCGATGGGTCCTTGCTGGCCCTGTTCGCCAGCGACGCCCAGGCCGCGCGCGCGGCGCGGCTCTGGCGGCTGGATGCGCCCGGGTCCGAGTTGCGCGCGGGCCCCGTGCCCGGGGTGCGCATCCTCGATGGCGCCAGCGGGCCGCGTCGCCTGCTGGTGCAGCGGACCGTGGGTTCCAGCGAGTTGACGCTCGACCGTCCCCTGGTTCTCACCTTGAGCCGCGAACTGGACCCTCTCGACGCGGCGTGGCGCCGCCTGGCCGTGGTCTATGCCGTGGGCATGGCGGTGCTGGTCGTGGTGGCCGGAGGCATGTTGCGCCTGTCCCAGATCCGGCGCGCGCGCTGGGAGGACCTGGTGCATGCGCAGGACCGCGAACGCGTCGAACATGCACAGCGCATGGAGTTGGCGCTCGAGGGGTCCTTCCTGGGTCTATGGGAGCTCTCCATTCCGGACGACCGCATGCTGGTCGATGGACGCTCGGCCGCCATTCAGGGCTACCGGCGTGGAGAACTCGAGGCGCGCGCGAATGATTGGCGGGCTGACCTCCATCCCGATGACGCGCCCTCTTTCCATCAGCAGCTCGCCCTGCACCTGGAAGGCAAGGTGTCCAAGTTCGAGGCCGAGTACCGCCTGCGCCGCAAGGACGGCGGATGGGTCTGGGTGCAGTGCCTGGGCCGCGTGATCCAGCGCGATGCCAAGGGGAAACCTGCGTACCTGCTGGGCACGCGCATGGACATCAGCGCGCGCAAGCAGCACGAAACGGAAATCGAGCGCCTGGCTTTCTACGACAGCCTCACGGGCCTGCCCAACCGGCGCCTGCTGCACGAGCGGCTCGATCGCAGCCTCGTGGCCAGCGAGGAGCGTGGTCAGGTTGGTGCGATCGTTTTCCTCGACTTGGACAACTTCAAGAGCCTCAACGACACCCTGGGACACGACCTGGGTGACCAACTGCTGGTCTGCGTCTCGGCGCGCCTGCGTCAGATCGTGCGTGCCCAGGACATGGTGGCACGGTTGGGGGGCGACGAATTCGTGGTGCTGATGGAGTCCCTGGGCAGCAATCTGGGCGAAGCCCGACGCAACGCCGAGACCTTGGGGCGCAATCTGCTGCAGCGATTGTCCAATCCCTACCACTTGGCGGATCGCCAGATCTACAGCACGCCCAGCCTGGGCATCACCCTGTTCACGGGCGGTGCCAGCAAGCTGGACGACTTGCTCAAGCAGGCCGACATGGCCATGTACGAGGCCAAGGCCTCGGGACGCAACACCCTGAGCTTCTTCGAGCCCGAGATGCAGGCGCAGACCAGCGCGAACGCGCAACTGCAGTCCGATCTGCACCAAGCGCTGGAGCGTTGTGAGCTCTTGCTGCATTACCAGCCCATCCTGGATCGGGAGCGCCGCATCATCGGCGTCGAATCCCTGGTGCGTTGGGACCATCCTGACATGGGCATGGTGTCGCCCGCCCGCTTCATTCCCGTGGCCGAGCAGTGCGGTCTGATCCTGCCGCTGGGCGACTGGGTGCTGGAGCAGACTTGCCGCCAACTTGTGGCTTGGTCGGCCCATCCGTCAACCGCGGGTCTCTTTGCCGCGGTGAACATCAGTGCGCGCCAGCTGAGTCAGCCCGACTTCGTGATCAAAGTCATCGAAACCGTGCATCGCACAGGCGCCTCACCGAGTCGACTCAAGCTGGAACTGACCGAAAGCATGTTCCTGCTTGACGTCGAAGGCGTGATCGAGAAGATGGCGGCGCTCAAGAGTTATGGCATCGGCTTCTCGCTTGATGATTTCGGCACCGGCTATTCATCGCTGTGCTACCTGCAGCGCCTGCCCCTGGACCGCCTGAAGATCGACAAGTCCTTCGTGAGCGACCTGCCGGACAATGCAAACAGTGCGACCATCGGTTCCGCCATCATCGGCCTGGCCCACAATCTGGGCCTTCAGGTGATCGCCGAAGGAGTCGAAAACCAGGGGCAACTGCAGTTCCTGCTTGACGGTCAGTGCGATGCCTTCCAGGGGTATCTTTTTTCCCGGCCCCTGCCCTTGGATGAGTTGGAGCGGTGGATCGCCTGCGGTTCGGATGAGGTGGCGCTCGACGCGCTTGCATAG
- a CDS encoding LysR family transcriptional regulator, translating to MNSIGFPRRPNFEFRHLRVFAEVVRHGGFTRAAEVIHATQSTVSKAISQLENEVGKPLLRRHRRGIELTRVGEIVYRRAQVMLAQRELLADELHALAGNPHVTLKLGFSRMETSTFFGRALAEFRRRHPDVEISITVEAESQIVRRLLKGDLDLAGLVSPRDPGLEVLELQREPVFVLLSRENPLALRARLGLGLGLGIGDLRDQQLVLFEEKCQLNEMVVGALAQAGILAPVAIKTSQVGLIHELVAENIGIGFLPRALALNRLHPMVVALPLEGFEPQWTYTVAWARAARLSPTARAWVAVARAVHVFPELVGDLK from the coding sequence ATGAATTCCATCGGCTTTCCAAGGCGGCCCAACTTTGAATTCCGCCACCTGCGTGTTTTTGCGGAAGTGGTACGGCACGGAGGATTCACACGCGCGGCCGAAGTCATCCACGCGACGCAATCGACGGTCAGCAAGGCCATCAGCCAGCTCGAGAACGAGGTGGGCAAGCCCCTGCTGCGGCGTCATCGCCGCGGCATCGAGCTGACCCGTGTCGGGGAGATCGTCTACCGTCGCGCCCAGGTGATGCTGGCCCAGCGCGAGCTGCTGGCCGACGAACTGCATGCCCTGGCGGGCAATCCACATGTCACGCTCAAGCTGGGTTTTTCGCGCATGGAGACCAGCACCTTTTTTGGCCGCGCGCTGGCAGAGTTCCGACGTCGCCATCCCGACGTGGAGATATCCATCACCGTCGAGGCGGAAAGCCAGATCGTGCGGCGCCTGCTCAAGGGCGATCTGGATCTGGCCGGACTGGTGTCGCCACGCGACCCGGGTCTCGAAGTGCTGGAGTTGCAGCGCGAGCCGGTCTTCGTGCTGCTGTCGCGCGAGAATCCCTTGGCCTTGCGTGCGCGCCTTGGCCTCGGCCTCGGCCTCGGCATCGGCGACCTGAGAGATCAGCAGCTTGTGCTGTTCGAGGAGAAATGTCAGCTGAATGAAATGGTGGTCGGCGCCCTGGCCCAGGCGGGCATCCTGGCGCCGGTGGCGATCAAGACTTCGCAGGTTGGCCTGATCCACGAACTGGTGGCCGAGAACATCGGCATCGGTTTCCTGCCTCGGGCCCTGGCGCTCAACCGCTTGCATCCGATGGTGGTCGCCTTGCCCCTGGAGGGTTTCGAACCCCAGTGGACCTATACCGTGGCCTGGGCCCGGGCGGCACGCCTTTCGCCGACCGCTCGCGCCTGGGTCGCCGTGGCTCGGGCGGTGCACGTCTTTCCGGAATTGGTGGGGGACCTCAAATGA